One genomic window of Coffea eugenioides isolate CCC68of chromosome 1, Ceug_1.0, whole genome shotgun sequence includes the following:
- the LOC113765665 gene encoding G-type lectin S-receptor-like serine/threonine-protein kinase RLK1: MASLCIQVIFFLFLFPISALSQKNGIVPLGSTLTAGETSASPWLSPSGDFAFGFQEVQHKDLFLLSIWYHKIPDKTVVWFVNSTNPVPRGSTVKLDPQTGLVHCDPRGLQLWSANVDSAQIDHGFMNDTGNFILKGNDDSWLWESFKHPADTILPNQELKIGDSLSSRKSATSFSRGRFYLRFRDDGNLVLVTKSVSTNVDDDAEYNNSKTSDSRDPLYSGSQVTFDGRGAMYIMKKDNQTEQLNLVSIPPASENYHRATIDFDGVFTHYYHPRTLTGNPNWKVLWYLPQNICISLRANHRGSGACGFNNICNLKNGKPVCECPKRENNCWKKGPPLSNGKADKTIHSKAFIKYRKSDGSKPKDRGTFIRVEPVLLGTSFLVNLIFITTACLGFYLMYRKKRVISFEY, translated from the exons ATGGCATCCCTATGCATACAAGTCATCTTCTTCTTGTTTCTCTTCCCAATATCTGCTTTATCTCAAAAAAATGGTATTGTGCCTCTGGGCAGTACTTTGACTGCAGGTGAAACATCTGCTAGTCCTTGGCTTTCACCTTCTGGCGATTTTGCATTCGGGTTCCAGGAAGTACAGCATAAGGATCTGTTTTTGCTTTCCATATGGTATCACAAGATACCAGACAAGACTGTAGTTTGGTTTGTTAATTCAACAAATCCAGTGCCACGAGGATCGACTGTAAAGCTTGATCCTCAAACAGGGCTTGTGCACTGTGACCCTCGAGGCTTACAACTTTGGAGTGCTAATGTTGATTCTGCTCAAATTGACCATGGTTTTATGAATGATACCGGCAATTTTATCCTTAAGGGGAATGATGATAGCTGGCTCTGGGAAAGCTTCAAACATCCTGCTGATACGATACTGCCAAATCAAGAATTGAAAATTGGTGATTCTCTTTCTTCTCGAAAGTCAGCAACAAGCTTCTCTCGAGGAAGATTTTATCTCCGTTTTCGTGATGACGGGAATCTAGTGCTTGTTACCAAGAGTGTGTCAACCAATGTGGATGACGATGCTGAGTACAACAATAGTAAGACTTCTGATTCTAGAGATCCACTGTATTCTGGTAGCCAAGTTACTTTTGATGGCAGAGGCGCCATGTACATAATGAAAAAGGACAATCAAACAGAGCagctgaatctagtttcaataCCACCAGCATCAGAAAACTATCATCGGGCAACAATAGATTTTGATGGGGTCTTCACACATTATTATCATCCTAGGACTCTTACTGGAAATCCGAACTGGAAGGTTCTTTGGTATTTGCCGCAGAATATATGTATCAGCCTTCGAGCAAATCACAGGGGCAGTGGAGCTTGTGGATTTAACAACATTTGCAACCTCAAAAATGGAAAACCAGTTTGTGAGTGTCCAAAAAG AGAaaacaattgctggaagaaggggcCGCCACTATCAAATGGGAAGGCAGATAAGACTATTCACTCCAAAGCTTTCATCAAATACCGCAAGAGTGATGGATCAAAGCCAAAGGACCGAGGCACCTTTATACGTGTGGAACCTGTCCTTCTTGGCACCTCTTTCTTAGTAAACTTGATATTCATTACGACTGCTTGTTTGGGCTTTTACCTCATGTACCGGAAAAAGAGGGTAATATCATTTGAATACTGA